The following are encoded together in the Ovis canadensis isolate MfBH-ARS-UI-01 breed Bighorn chromosome 2, ARS-UI_OviCan_v2, whole genome shotgun sequence genome:
- the NR0B2 gene encoding nuclear receptor subfamily 0 group B member 2, with product MSSSQPGSCPCQGAAGRPTILYTLLSPSVRDWPSVAPARGRCLCRQHRPVQLCTPHRTCQEALDVLAKTLAFLRNLPSFCQLPSQDRRQLLRGCWGPLFLLGLAQDTVTFQVAEVPMPSILKKILLEKPSSGAGSSQRPDRPQPSLAEVQWLQCCLESFWSLELGPKEYAYLKGTVLFNPEVPGLYASSHIGHLQQEAHQALWEVLEPWCPAGQSRLARVLLMASTLKSIPPSLLGDLFLRPVIGDVDIADLLEDMLLLS from the exons ATGAGCTCCAGCCAGCCAGGGTCCTGCCCGTGCCAGGGTGCTGCAGGCCGCCCGACCATTCTGTATACACTTCTGAGCCCCAGCGTCAGGGACTGGCCCTCCGTGGCCCCAGCCCGCGGCCGCTGCCTGTGCAGGCAGCACCGGCCTGTCCAGCTGTGTACGCCCCATCGCACCTGCCAGGAGGCCTTGGATGTTCTGGCCAAGACGCTGGCCTTCCTCAGGAACCTGCCGTCTTTCTGCCAGCTGCCCTCCCAGGATCGGCGGCAGCTGCTGCGGGGCTGCTGGGGGCCCCTCTTCCTGCTGGGGTTGGCCCAAGACACTGTGACCTTCCAGGTGGCCGAGGTCCCGATGCCTAGCATACTCAAGAAGATCCTGCTGGAGAAGCCCAGCAGCGGGGCAGGCAGCAGCCAGCGGCCCGATCGGCCCCAGCCCTCGCTAGCTGAGGTGCAGTGGCTACAGTGCTGCCTGGAGTCCTTCTGGAGTCTGGAGCTGGGCCCCAAGGAGTATGCCTACCTGAAAGGGACTGTCCTCTTCAACCCTG AAGTGCCAGGTCTCTACGCCTCCTCCCACATTGGGCACCTGCAGCAGGAGGCGCACCAGGCGCTGTGGGAGGTCCTGGAGCCCTGGTGCCCAGCAGGCCAAAGCCGCCTGGCGCGTGTCCTCCTCATGGCCTCCACCCTCAAGTCCATTCCACCCAGCCTGCTTGGAGATCTCTTCCTTCGCCCCGTCATTGGAGACGTTGACATCGCGGACCTCCTTGAAGACATGCTTCTGCTGAGCTGA